From the genome of Salarias fasciatus chromosome 22, fSalaFa1.1, whole genome shotgun sequence:
CCAaagtgtttttatatatttgtattgACAAAACAGTTGTTAACATTCATGAAACCGACTCACAGTCGAAGGCAATCAAATTCAAGGTAACCTGACAGTGACTCATCTTAAAGTGTGGCAGTCCAGGTTTCCTTATCAATTAGCATTTTCTCAGTGGCCGCAGAAAATGTCCTTCTGAGTTATGTGAatctttatgtattttatttctgcttCACTAAGTAATGTATTAGTTGTGCTCAGTAACACTTCTTAATGAATGAAAGCGTAATTCCACCGGGACTGTGTTAGTTCTCTGTTTGCTTTCGTCGATGGTCCTCGTTGACTTTGAACTGACACGCTGGAAGAATGTTGGCTTTTGATGAACTAAAGCTGGCAGCAGTCTGGCATTGCACAGATGtctgatatttcactgtattttgcagaaGAGGGTTTCAGGATGATTGGCATCATGCTGTGCGTGTAGTCTCTTTCTTGTGAAcattaacattttcattactgcgaccacaacaaaaaaaaatctttacagTTGAAATGTAAAGCTTGTTGTGACAGTGTTTCATcgtgtggcccctgaactgaaatgtgtttgaaacatTCGCCTGAAGAAGCGACTCAGTTTGTCGggatttcttcatttcagtccTTCTTTGAAATGTCTGCTTTGTTGTGAGGGATTGACAAATAGATGAAGACTTCACTTCTCTGTTATTTCCTCTTGTCAAGTGTATTTTGATGTTATCctgctggatgtttttttttttttttcccccctaagcTGAAAGCGATCCTCGATCCCCCGTCACTTTGAGTTTCTCCCTtgcttctggtgtgtgtgtttgctgttccCGTTGCCGTCCGTCCAGCTTGCCTCCCATCTCCACCTGATCTCTATCTGTAATTGTGTTTATCTGTGCGCCGCTGTCGTCTTCCGCCTTGTTCTTGCCCATTGCTCTCAACATTTTTTTGCCCGCGCTGCAGCCTGTCGGAGGGAAACGCGACGGACTTGATTTGTTGTGCCTTTCAGCTCGGCTCATCATTATCCACATGCTCATCTTTCTAATTCCTCATCAAAACCAAGAGAAGAGTGAAACCCGGGGCTGCGGCTTCATGTAAATATTTCACTAATGTTCAAACCGAAAACATAAAACTAAAGAGAGATGCgatgtgttttcctctcagctccCTAACGGCGTGACTCAGAGCCAGGCCATGTACCAGGACCGCTTCGGGAAGCTGCAGGAACACCTCCGGCAGCTCGCCCTGCTCTTCCGGAAGCTGCGGCTGCTGTACGAGCGCTGCGTGgagatgacctctgacctgcaggagaGCCCCACCGAGGTCAGGAAGGAGGCTGATTTCATGCCTTCATAGACGAGATAAATATTAATCTGTGACGGGGTTCTGTTTCCTCTGGGCCGTCCTTACTGTGACAGCCCCATCAAAACACGAGGAAGCAAAGGACGCTgcgtaactgtgtgtgtgtgtgtgtgtgtgtgtgtgcgcgtgcgtgcttGGTGTTTAGCTTGTGCCGTATGTCGGAGAGGAGCTGCTTTCTGTCAGAGTGGAGCCGTGCAGTCCTGCTGTGAACCAAGAGCGAAAAGAGGTTTTAGAGGTACGTTTCTGTCTCGTTTCTCCTGGAACCAGGAATCGATCAGGACTTTTTAAAGGACCTTCAGCGGCTTGCTGATACAGAGCGCTGATAGGAGTGTGTATTAATGCCATTTGATAAACGGTATGCAAGGGCTTGACAGACTTTAATCACGTTAAGTATGTtgcatcgctggtgtgtgagccctggcACTCTTTAGCGTGTAGCCTGGCCCGGCTACATTGtcattaaaggtgcaataagtagcATGACATTACAAAACGCtacttcctcgtcctcctcccctTCGTTGCACAGGTCGCCAGTTTGGGAGACTTAAAGTGAGTTTAGACAGTTGAGGCGCTTCGCCCTGATGGTGCACGCCAACGACTGACATCGCACACGCAGCGTCTCGCACACAGCCGGTGAAACTCGGCTCACGGCCGACAGCCGGCATTCCTGAAAGAGGGACTGctgtgctgcttgtttggcGACCTCAGGAACTCTCAGacgattggctctggaacccggAAGTGTGACGgtttagctccgcccacctcagtTTTTCCAGCGCCGAAATGtaaattttgaaagaaaaaagaacttgACAAAGACAAAATTGTCGATGGAGACGACAGATTGTTTGAAGGGAAGGTTTCTTCAACGACAGGTGAAACATTGGAATCGGGGGCTGTTAGAATTTTTTTCTACACGTGAAACAGGTTACACGTGACGTCAGAGATTTGTGATCTTCTTCTATGGCAGTTGCGCTCTgtaaccactagagggctccgTCTCCATTTAAATACAGTCCCTTATTAAATCAAAATCATTCCAGTAGTTATTGGATAAAAACCTTTATTCTGTCATCAGCATCGACTCAGGCTGTTAAGCTGCTGATACGTTCACTAcgtgttttgtcacatttctttgatttgttgtacgtaaaatccctcatgctggTCTGTGAACCACTAGTGGTAGCAGTAAGGAGCTAGCTTGCTAGCAGTATCACCGAAGGCGACggcagcgtctctccctccagcttgttcgTGCGTTTCCATCGCAGGTGGTCTCCTGCAGATCCCTTTAAAAACCAGCTTTAGAGGGAGCATTTAGTGAGATAAtgttatctgaagctttcaggaaacGTCATCGCCCCAGAAAACAGTACACATGTAGCTATTagtgaaaaaaagaatgagGAGGTAAATGGCGTGTACACGGTCATCGAGTTTTCTAAACTGTTAAAATTTGTTATCCGTGTAACTGTTGACACCCCTAATGagaatgttttttattattttcattgtaaatttcatacttattgcacctttaatattAAAGAATGTCCAAACCTCGGACATCGCCGTCCTGCCCTGTGTCCCTGTGAGCGAAGCTGCATCAAGGAGCTTTTAGTGCGCTGTAGTGTTTGACCTGATGCTGGTGCTCCAGTTTACAGGGTTTATTTATGTTAaatgtgtctttctttctcagaaTCACATGTGCAGTGTTGATTAAACAGAGTCTAACAGGGTTTAGGGTTTGTTTAGAAGAAACAAGTCTCAAACCTAACAGAAGAGAAGGAGCCGGATGTGGATGAACTCTGTGGGACTGTACTTCTTATTTATTCACTGGGTTTCATCTAAACCCAATCTTTCCGTTTAATGAACGTCTCAGTATTTTAATCACTGTCCAGAAGCGACAGCAGCAAGCTAAACTTAACACGACTTcgttttttctttaaaacatctTAAATTTAGTCTGATAACATTTCTATTGGAGCTCATTGATGTCCCCAGTTGGTGTTGGATGAATCATAaatcacactgcaaaaaatccaaatctgagcaagtttttttaagtgaaaatgtctcatttttaaGATGAATTCACTTAAATATATTTCATCAAGCTAGAaatacttgatttaagagaagttctctgaaatcgagaacattttcacttgttctattggcagatttttttttttttttgctaatttcaaagtaaaagtatcttaatttaagaaaaaaaatctgacaatagaacaagtgaaaattttcttgatttcagagaacttgtcttaaatcaagtctttatgtcttgatgaaatataatatttaagtggattcatcttaaatcaagtaaaatgagaatttttcactcaaaacaagtttaaagaACTTTCTTTAAAATATCATATTTAATCTTTGGTTCTAAAAAAgactttcttttaaaatattccacCCTCtaatttttgtattaaaaaataattttgcagttttgttGTAAAATATAACAACCAAGAATGCTAAATAATACTAAAAActaaatatttagattttttgaAAAGCTGTCTTCTacttgcatttgttttgtttctttagtCACAACATTCTTCCATCTTGCAGcttggtttgtgtgtttttttttttatttaaaagaagaatttaGAAACAGCTTTGAAATATTAATCCCACTTTTTGCTAAATGGAAGGAACCGGACGCGCTGAAGTGAGTGTGAAGTTCCCCGCAGACGCCTGTAGGTGGCAGTGTTCACACAGTCTGAAGtcaaacaggagctgcagggctTCCTATGAGGCTGTTGTTACTGAGACTCAAGGATTCCTTTGTGTCTCTACAAACCTGAGCGTCTCCGGCTGCTGTCCAACGGTCTCCTGTCCCCTTTCAACCTGCAGAAGGTGCGTCAGAAGAACCAGGAGATGAAGGTCCTGATGGACCAGATGAGGAACCTGCTGTGGGACGTCAACGCCATGCTGACGCTCAGGAAGTGACGCCCCTCCCATCTCGGCTGCTTTGGACTCCCTTCTTCACGGCAGGTGAAGCTTTAGGAATCGGATGGATTTTTGTGGGGGATTGTGGGaccttccacctcctccagctgagatTCGATGGCGATCGTATTGCGTCGGACTCCCAGAGGGAGAACCTCTGACTGACATCGGACATGTtaaacctgacagaacctcaaACACTCCAATTCTAagaatttctttgttttattttgaaaggcagCTGGCAGCCCGAGTGCTGCACGACTATTACCCGACTGTTTATTTCACACTGCCTGAGTAATGAGTCGAGACCTGTTTAGCCTCGGGTGAAAATAACAGTAAGCAAAGTTTTCCAGACACCATGTGAACggtgttcctgtttttttttttccttctttgccCCCCGGGTGCAGACACGACACCAGCCACACTTGAAGTGATTGCGGGTCTTTCTCCGTGTTTACAATAGGAACGTTTACCCACTCCGTCGCTTGTAGAACACGACGGGGTCGGAATTCAGATGAGGCCCCTGGCAGCTCGGTATCTCAGGTGTTTGTacacagcggtgtgtgtgtgtgtgtgcttaatgAGATTAGCTTCCTGAGTGCTCGACATCGCACCTGTTTACCCCGAGGGAGCCGCGACCTGCTCTGCCTGGGAATATATTTTTGTAAACCGTGGGACAAGAAGTTCGACCTCCAGGGTCACTTCGGCTTTTttgtataaaataaaaactttttttttttttttttttttttttttaaataaacacattcttcgatgtgtgtgtgtgtgtgtataagttCTGCGTTCTAAATTGGGACCTGGATGCCTGAGGGCGGATGTGGGAACACACCATCTCCTTCACGACTGAGCTGATAGGTCGGTACATAACGCACATCCGCCCACAGAGGCTGCTGCACGGCGAGGCCGACCCTCTGcgctcgccgccgccagccGCCGCCTCCCGCACCGCCAGCAGCTCCCCGGAACGTCACAATGTGTTCCGGCCGCCAGGGGACAGAAACACTGGGAAACCCGCCGCGGCACCTCGCCACAGTCTGCATTTATaaatcattttattgttttctttttttttttttttacagttagCGTTTTGATGTGAAATGATCCGTTTCCTTGGCAACGGTCCCTGCACACGGGAACGCCGGGATCCACGCTGACAGCCGGAGTGCACGGCACCGATACCGGCGTCCCAGCACTAGCGCTGACATCTAAAGTGCTCACACACGGTCCTGCGTCTCGGCGCTGTCCATCAGAGATTGTCCTCTCTCGGCGAGACGGCCCTCCAGCGGGACTCTTTCAAGGCCCCTGAATCTGCGGCGACTCGTGGAGGCCGGAGGATCGTTTGAAGCGCCCGTCGATCGTCCTTCGACGCCTTCTTCCTCATGATGTGTATATAGTCCAGAACAGACCACCAGGGCCTGTGCGATGATTGTACTTTGTCCGAATGGACCCGACTGCCTCCGTCGCCTCGTTCCAGGCAGTCCCCAAGTACCTTAGCTTGATTTCCCGCCACGTGATTGGTCCGTTTCTCTGAGCAAAAGGCCACTAGGCGAGGCTCCCGTTCCCCTCGTGCTTTCTGTCCGCTGGCCTGGTcagtgccgccgccgccgccgcctcctcagGGGTTTGCACTTCTCGAACACTTGATCTtttgaggagcagcaggtcGGGACGCCGTTTTGAGCCGGCTCGCCCGCTCAGCGCTACGCCCGCTCCAGGTCTTTGTACTTCTTGCGGAGGACGGACACTTGATCTTTGAAGAGCACGGGGTCCAGGCGGAACTGAGAGTGGACCAGAGGCATGTAGCCAAACCAGTTGGCGAAGGCGTTGACACACTCCTGCCTCTGGTTGAAGTGTTCTGGGTTGGCCCACGGCACGCTCTTCGTACCCTGTGGCGGGGAAGGGAAACGGACCGTCAGTCAATGGAGACCCGACGCGAGACGTCAGAGACGCCGCCCCTCACCTGCGGACTGGGCAGCTCCTTGTACTGCTTCCTCTGCGCCACCTTGATGGGGGGCAGGTGGGTGACGGCAGAGACCAGGAAGTTCATGAGGATGTCCTCGCAGTTGGAGGTGCGATCCACCAGCGTGCGCAGAGACTGGGGCAGGTAGTGGGAGAACAGGTAGTGGTAGTACCTGCGGGGCGGATGACAGGGTTACTTGGTGGATTTTCACAGAACAccagcagacggaggagctttGGGGAGTTCAGAAGGCCTTCCCCCTCCTGGGGTCAAAACAGCGGATTATTGGAGCTACAGTTTTTGATTTGCCACAGGTTTCTCCACTTTATACCCTTCTCTGCTGGAGTTGGAGGGTCTtgatcattgatttttttttctttttaaacaaatccaAACGAGGCTCAAAGCCATGCCGTCAGGCTGAGTTTgcaaaaacacccataatgcaacaccTGTGGGAGAAGTTTCTGGAACATTTAACTGTATCCTGCTCCAGAAGGGTTCATTAacattgactttatgttgagactgaagTTCATTTTTGGtgttatatatttgttttttgcaaaaaatatcgACATTTTCATCGTGcgtactctgcaccacaacaaaggaaaagtttaaaatttaaaggCTATCATGGCAGCAGTCCAGCCCACTAAAGATGAAATGGTTATATAACAAAAACAAGGTACTTTTTGTGCCCTGCAACTCATTTTTAATGTGTCTTTTGGAAGAATAATTGCTCACGCCTGTTCCGATTATGCTCTCCTGACGTTCTTCTCTCGTTATTATGACGTTAAGAGAATCTGAGCCTCTTCTATCAGTGAATTTCTTCAGAGAATCTCAGCCGCTcatgtgaaataaatgaaataacacTGCATCACACAAAAAGAGCATTGCATAATTTAACACGAGTGGAGATCAACAAATCACAGCCTGTGTGGCGACATCtccaggaaaaaagaaagaaaagcatggCTGGTGTGATGAGCTGTATGTTGATGATATGTATCTGGGACAAGTTAACCATCTCCTCTCCGGAGGGAGTCCACATTTACTGCATGCAAGCGAGGGAAACCCCACAAGTGCGCCGCTCATTTCCTCTTATTGGTTTTTAAAACTGGATTTCAGGAAAATGCTTTTTAATCCTGCATTTCTGAGACTGTGCTGCTGATTATGATCATGAGGTAAAATAAGATCAATTTCCATGAGGACCAAGACTTTTCTTGAGCAAAAACCCAATTTGCACACGCTTGATTGGTCCACTAATTCAATATACAGTAATATAATGTATTTGTCATCCTGactgtttcctttgttttggcAGTGGAACTGGCTTTCGAGCTAATGGTGAAAATTAgcttaaaaacatgttttcattcgAAACTCTGACAAAAAAAGAGCAGACGGTCTCTAGATGTCGCCAGGCTCGGCGGCGCTCCCGTCCATCCTCTGTGCTGTAATCGCATTCGTACTGTAGAGAGGAACACACCCCTCCGCCATTGTGCATAATCGACTTCTAGCTTCCTGATTTAATCAGAGCGCTCGAAGTAATCCAGCCCAGCCTCTTCTGTCCCGGCTCACATTTACAGAATCATTCCCGATGCCTTTTTTGTCTCCGTCTGATTGTCCCTTATTGGCTGTCATGCTGGGATGCATGTCATTACGCCCGGCGCTGCCGAACCTCATCAGGCTCGTCCTTTGTTTTTAGCCGCTGATCCCTGAGACGGCAATCCGTTTCCGACCTCTGCTGAATATTTAATGTCACGTCTGTGTGAGCGCGTCTAAATTTAGGCGTGATATTTTGTTACTGGAGGGGAATTATTGGATTTCACTACTGGAAAAGTGAGATGAACTTTCACGTTGCCACAAGAAATAACACGGATGACGTGGTCGCGTTTGGGTAAAGTTGGATTAAATCCAAATTAATCCCAGTCGATGTATGACGAGTATAAAGTTCCCGAAACATTACAGTTTTGTCTTGAGAGGGCAGTTTTTTTACTATAGTAAATAACTTCAATCTCAACTCAAAGCCAGATTTAATGAATGGTCTGACACAACTGATGTATTATGAATGCAGACAAATATAAAGATAAATACAAACCAAGCTGTGGTGTGAGCTAAAGCCAAAACAACACATGCCGGATTGCTGTGTTGGCATTTTTACCAGCTGAGGACTCACCAATATCAAACAGTCCATCTGAAGACCGCCTGCGGCTGTTTTGGATTATTTAGAAGTGTTCGCTTTGCGCTACATTAGAACCTCAATCATTTGGAGGGAGACGTTTGGATCTCCACTAATCGTCTGAACTCTGGGGAACATCCTCTAAGGCCTCGTCTCATTTGGTCCAATCACACAGAGAATCGACACTTGTCTCGACATCAGACGGAGCAAAATTAAAAACGTGTTGATATCTCGATGATTTGCATTCTGCTGCGAGCGGGTCGCTATCGATCCACCTGTGGTAGAAGGCGGCTCCCGTCAGCACGATGGAGTAGTCGTTGGTCCACTTGGAGGTGTAGCCCCAGGCGCGCTTCAGGGGGTCCCAGAAGTGGCTCCTGGGTGGATACCCCACGATCCGCTCGGGGAAGCTCCTCCACACCAGGAAGGCAAAGTTCACCtgcgtgtgtgtacacacacacacacacacacacacagaaccgtCAGTAGCCTGCGTCGGGATCGATCGGTGCCTCCGGAGCATGTAACGCGTACCTCACTGGTCAGGAGGACTGTGTCTTCATCCAGACTCAGCACTGCCTCCGTCTCTATGGCAACGTGGGGGAGAAACCGACTGGTGGTCTGCGAGAAAAACAGTCTCAAGTCTGGGCTTCGACTTCCAGGGAAGGATTATGAAAGGACCATCATCGTGTTAAAGTAAATCACGTTTAGAAATTACGGAGTGAATCAGTGCGGACGGCGGCCTTGAGTGGAAAAAGGAAGACGGCATTAGGAGCGAGTGGCGTTTAAAGAAGATGCTCGTGGTTAAACGCAGAGAAACGCAGACGTCCGGGCAGGAAACGGGTAAAACAGATGAAGGCTGATAGATAAAGACAGACTGTAGATACATAAACCGGCCGGCGGTCTGTCATCCTGCCACTCAGCCGTCTGGGCTGTGACGGGCGGCGGCCCTCACCTTCCTCCTGCCGTCTGTCACGGTGAGCGGGACGGGCATCGGAGGCCATTTGCTGCGGCTGGGCGGCGGCTTCTCGCTGTTCCACAGAATGATGATCTGGACGAGTCGGAGGCAGGGACggccataaaacacacacatcagattAATTGGGAAAGACGGCCGACATCAATCAAACAGCGTGACTGGCGTCGGCGCGCTTCCCGCTGCAGCCCGATGGGTAAATCCACACACTCCCTTCACGCTTTGCAGACTGGCTTATTGAACCGATTCTCAGCTTAATTTAACTTGTTCCATGTATTTGTAGTTACATCCAGCGAGGTCTAGAATACATTTAATGTCTGTTACACTAGCTTTTCTATCAAGAAAAGGGTATATATTTAAGTATTCTTTCCTATTTTTGCCAgtaattttgcacattttcaagTCACCCAGACCCAAAAGACAATTTCTAAAACCGAAAAGTGATTCTGGTGGAACTCAAAGTGTGGAGCGGGAGTTTTGGTCATtgttagaattaaaaaaattaaataaaaattatgAGAAATAGGACATTTATACTTCATGTTTTAGATTCAGTCATTTCTTGTCTTCAGTTTCCAGAAGTTCGTTTTGAAGAAATATGGTCGCAGTGTTAGTTCCGTCAGTCTCAATGACCCACAATCAAAacgtaaaagaaaaaaaaaatgtgttggaaAAACGGAGTGTAGTGTTTTCTGGAAAGCTTTGACCTCGTGTTCCTGTCAGTGTTTGAGGATCCTCTCGAGTTCTGTCAGTTTCGTCTGTGAACTGTCTTCTTCGTCTATTGTCTTCTTCGCAGCCGGACAATGGACCCGTCCACCGCTTGTCGCCGACACCCTGACAGCTCCGGCTCTCTTCAGCCGCTAATCTTTGTCTGTGGTCGGTCTCTCTGGTATCTCGTGCTCACGAGCAGCCCCTTGGCGTGATGCTGCCACCTCCATGCTCGGTGTCAGCGCCGCGGTCGGACTCCTGCCCGACGCTTCCGCCTGAGATTCACcagaaaacttttcttcctgctctttcGAACTTGCTTGGCCGCTTCGCTCCTTCTGCGGAGAGCAGATTCTCCGCAGCATCTCCACCATAAACGCCCGACTGATGGAAAGCTACTGATTCGGTCGTCCTTTCTGCAAGCTTTCCAATATCTTGCGAAGGCTTTTGAAGTGCCATTAAAGGGATTATCTGGTCCCCGGTCACCTCCCTGACCAAGGCCCTTCTGTCTTGCGTGCTGAAGTTGGCCCGATGCCTAATTCTGCAGAGTCCTGGCGGTTATTGAGGCCTGGATCCTCCTGGGAACACTTAAAGCTTTAGAAACGGCTTCATACTCTGCCCTGATCCATACCACAGAAGTTCCACTGACTCTCTTGGACATTTTAGtgtcttttctcctgttttatCTCCTGCCATTACGGGATCTTAGACCGAGCTTCTTAAACACTCCCAGTCACGTCTCTTTAAATTTCTTTTAGGAGTAGGCCATAAGAAATGTCCAGATGGTTCGAAAACAGTCAAATAACTGAGAATGAATTATTTCAAGACGGGTGATTTCATCCTCAACTTTCTTTTTCCAGCTCCATTGGGTTTGAATTAATAGAAAAATCTTAAATTTGAGCGTTTGAGCATTAAatagacaaaacaaagcagagaagaagaactcCACGCACAAACGCCACGGTTGGCCCGCTTACCTGCGAGCAGTACTTCGACTTGGAGACCACCTGAAGGAGCTTCATGATTGGCTGCGACTGGGAGACCAGCGGGGAGACGGCGTGGATGACCGCCGTGAACTCCTGACCCGGACTGACTCCTGAGGGAGAGGGCCAGGGCGAGAGAGATTCAGCCAGTCAGtggcacagaaaacagaaagagtgaAACACCGGCAGTGTAATGTGGAAGATAGAGGGCTTCAGAGATGTAtatttgttggaaaaaaaagaagctataTTTGGAACATTATCCATCTTGATTGCAAAATTAAAGCCTATACAGAGAGGGACCTCGGCAAATATTTGATTACAACTTGCCGGTGTTGATTACGACCTTTCTGCACAATCATGAGCTGCACGCTGTGCAGACAGGCTGAGGCGAGGCGAGAGCTTTACCCAGGCCCAGGTAGTAGAAGGGGAAGTGAGCGAGGTGGGTGGAGTACTCCGGCAGGACCAGCAGACCCCCGGGGAGCCAGTTCCACATGTACTTGTTCCTGGACGTGTGAGAAAACACCCGGTCCTTGATGATCTGAGGAGAGAGCAGCGAGAGGCGGTGGGATGTGGAGAAGTGCTGCCCGTCCGGAACAAACCCTCGGTTCCTCCCCCCGCTGCACTTCCCGCCGTACGCCGACAGGGGGAGTCCACGGCGCGGCGGCGCCTCCCAGAGGCCCCGGGGCTGGCTGACCTGGGGCTAACGGCACAGCTGGCTCCGGGGAGAGGTCCCCCCTCTGCATGCTCTATGTATATAAGCAGCTTATCACCAACCTCCAGAACCTCTTCCTTTATTATCTCTGGAGCAAATCCCCATCAGCCACTGCACTAGGGGGCCGCCGCCTCGCCTTTACAAACATCAGATTGCGAAGTCTGCCGCCCTCTGCGTGGTTTCTCCAGACTTCAGCTGGGCTAAATCTGTTGTTTGCCGCCGTGGTGGCAGACCGGCGGTTTGTGAGGGAACGGGGCTTCGTTACGCGCTCTCATCCATCGCATCGCCACGGGCCAGCCTTCAGACGACTTCCTCTTAGCAGGAGAAAATGGTCTCTGAAGTGCGTTTTCTCTGCAGCTCGTTCAAAGACGGGGAGGTGAAACCCGGTTTGGCGAGAGGCGTCCGTCCACCTCCAGTCTGTGTCTCACACAGTCCCCAAAAAAAATGTTAGAGGAAACCTCAAAGCTCATCCTTTATGAAATTAAAACTCTTCCTCTGCCAGAACCGCCCCGATATAAACACCAGGCATGAACATGAACGTGAACACAGGATGGACAGTTCGCAGaaaggatgtcaaacataaggcctgcaGGCTAAAACTGGGCCGTAAAAGGCTCTAATGCGGCCCACATAACcaacaaaatacattttaaaataatcaaagaaaacatttatttattttaacaaacaGCACAATACTGAGAGTCGAGCTGAGATATCGACATGAAAAATCACCTTGCTGCTCAATTCTGTTAACATTTCTAAAAATgtccagaatgcaacagctacgAGACGTTTGACTGAAATTGCTTTTATGTTTAAATTGTAGTAATTTTGGTACCGATTGCAAAAACATACAGTTTTGGAAAACTCCTGCTCAACTTAAAAGTTATTATGGCAGTCCGACTTAGTGAAAGTAGGATCAGTAAATCTAcaattagatttaaaaaaaaaagtccaagtGTTAAGGCTATAGTAGGACCATCAAtgggtgaaaactgaaaaaaatacatttttttgatcatttttgataattttcattttttttttctggaggtAAGGCCCTCAAAGGGtgacaattgaaaaaaaacaacaattttttaaatataatttttactttattttggaggtaaggctgtAGTAAGACCATGAAAGGccgaaatttgaaaaaaactttgctaattttgattttattttgaaggtaaggctatagtaaaaCCATCAAAgggtgaaaattaaaaaaaaaattgttttgatcatttttgataatttccactttattttggagATAAGGCTAGATTAAGACCATCGATGGGTGaaaattgaatatttttttttagaccaTGAAAggctgaaaattgaaaaaaaaattgcttttttttttttaagaccatCGATAGGTGgaaattgaaacattttttaaaaataatttttactttattttggaggtaaggctatagtaagaccatcaaagggtgaaaattgaaaaaaaaaaattgataattTTTCACTTACTGTTAGGATTCccattgcaacaacacatcgtcagtagggtaaaactaacctgtctcacgacggtctaatgcAGATCATAGAGTGATCTGCATAAACCTGAGCTCTGGAACATAAACATTCCCCGTCCAGACTGAAAATAACCAAAAAGGATATTTTTCTGAACATTATACTCGCACAACACTTCCAAAATAAACTCCTCGGTATATATGAGCCATCAGCAGATATTGCATACAGCATATTGAATCTCACACCAGCCGGGAGCTGAAAGGTGATATTCTTGATGGCATGAATGGAGAATGATCTTATATAAGCAGTGATAGGAAGTGAATCACAGGTAAAATAAGGCGAGCAGCGCTCTGAGTCTGAACCtcaccagcagcagagaaaTAGAAACATTTACAAG
Proteins encoded in this window:
- the LOC115409284 gene encoding mediator of RNA polymerase II transcription subunit 30, with amino-acid sequence MAASLPQKPGMAGMPPQQQQQQQPPPQAAHLPPNAAAAAGQQPVPPQGALREISPVFLCRIGQETVQDIVTRTMEIFQITRATQLPNGVTQSQAMYQDRFGKLQEHLRQLALLFRKLRLLYERCVEMTSDLQESPTELVPYVGEELLSVRVEPCSPAVNQERKEVLEKVRQKNQEMKVLMDQMRNLLWDVNAMLTLRK